In Arachis hypogaea cultivar Tifrunner chromosome 2, arahy.Tifrunner.gnm2.J5K5, whole genome shotgun sequence, a genomic segment contains:
- the LOC112758359 gene encoding uncharacterized protein has translation MYEMVLWSYPPTRKQVVASAAVFVTGASLVGAGAYLSMANIGPQQARAKARSEEIKKLLRKFLDD, from the coding sequence ATGTATGAAATGGTGTTGTGGTCGTACCCACCGACGCGGAAGCAAGTGGTGGCGAGCGCCGCCGTGTTTGTGACGGGAGCGTCGCTGGTGGGCGCCGGAGCATACCTATCAATGGCGAATATAGGCCCACAGCAGGCTCGTGCTAAAGCTCGAAGTGAAGAAATCAAGAAGCTTCTGAGGAAGTTTCTCGATGATTGA